A genomic window from Chengkuizengella sediminis includes:
- a CDS encoding PspA/IM30 family protein, with the protein MGVFKRISDMTKASLHEVLDKIEDPIVMLNQYLRDMEEEIANAEVTVAKQLANERMLKQRLDEMVASSKSKELKATEVMKNGQDDEAKEILEQKIQLDQKAEELTQMHLVSKSQAEELKDQLHEMKEEFYKMRNKRNELASRSQIADTKKQMAQLSNNQQIDRGNASSGFRRVEEKIVQKEIESQVFSSKEFTKSNLTNINPANKEKLDAEFKALKDKATKSK; encoded by the coding sequence ATGGGCGTTTTTAAAAGAATATCAGATATGACAAAAGCATCTTTACACGAGGTACTTGATAAAATTGAGGATCCAATTGTAATGTTAAATCAATACTTAAGAGATATGGAAGAAGAAATTGCAAATGCTGAAGTGACAGTAGCTAAACAGCTTGCAAATGAACGTATGTTAAAACAGAGGTTAGATGAAATGGTGGCCTCTAGTAAAAGTAAGGAACTAAAAGCTACAGAGGTTATGAAAAATGGGCAAGATGATGAAGCCAAGGAAATACTTGAACAAAAAATACAACTAGATCAAAAAGCTGAAGAGCTTACTCAAATGCATTTAGTTTCAAAATCGCAAGCAGAAGAATTAAAAGATCAGCTTCACGAAATGAAAGAAGAATTTTACAAAATGCGCAACAAGCGTAATGAGTTAGCTTCAAGATCTCAGATTGCAGATACAAAAAAGCAAATGGCTCAGTTATCAAATAATCAACAAATTGATCGTGGTAACGCCTCATCTGGATTTAGAAGAGTTGAAGAGAAAATAGTACAGAAGGAAATAGAATCACAAGTTTTTAGCAGCAAAGAATTTACAAAATCTAATCTTACAAATATAAATCCTGCAAATAAAGAAAAGTTAGACGCAGAATTTAAAGCCTTAAAAGATAAAGCTACAAAATCAAAATAA
- the liaF gene encoding cell wall-active antibiotics response protein LiaF has translation MKERSNRNTALVLIFAGLYLLFGNLIGFLTVAALILIWFGANRVRIGEKNKGYLLIVIGIIILISNHVMFVVGLVLIAFGYFYMRSDKQKFDEPFMQKQNIVQSIKWKKNQWTLKNMMIRSIVGEIQMDVSNALIEEKETKIILQGIVGDIDIIVPEHIGVTIESTVIIGEIGLNWEKEAGIMNKYIWTSPNYASSDVKIHFVISYLIGDIDIRII, from the coding sequence ATGAAGGAGCGGAGTAATCGTAATACTGCTTTAGTTTTGATATTTGCTGGACTATATTTATTGTTTGGTAATTTAATTGGTTTTTTAACTGTTGCTGCCCTAATTTTGATATGGTTTGGTGCAAATAGAGTTCGCATTGGAGAAAAAAATAAAGGTTATCTTTTGATCGTTATTGGAATTATTATACTGATCAGTAATCATGTCATGTTTGTTGTTGGTTTAGTATTAATTGCCTTTGGATATTTTTATATGAGATCAGATAAACAGAAATTTGATGAACCATTTATGCAAAAACAAAATATTGTACAAAGCATAAAGTGGAAAAAGAATCAATGGACTTTGAAAAATATGATGATTCGTTCCATTGTAGGAGAAATCCAAATGGACGTATCAAATGCACTTATAGAGGAAAAAGAAACAAAAATTATTTTGCAAGGCATCGTGGGTGACATTGATATTATTGTCCCTGAGCATATTGGTGTTACGATAGAATCAACTGTTATTATAGGGGAAATAGGGTTGAACTGGGAAAAAGAAGCAGGGATCATGAATAAATATATATGGACTTCTCCAAATTATGCTTCTTCTGATGTGAAAATTCATTTTGTCATATCTTATCTTATAGGAGATATCGATATAAGAATAATTTAA
- a CDS encoding sensor histidine kinase, giving the protein MRRNKKKLTNMIWRNMGESITASILIFFIIIYFLETNGYLKRLEPWIMVQHSLTLFVIVLIIGALFGFLQSNKIKKRLDRLHDSMLLLEKGNLPKDIPSLGEDEIGRLADQLSDIRTKWEDQITSLQRLSTNNAQLAEKARFSAVTEERQRLARELHDAVSQQLFAISMTATAVGRTLNIDFEKAKRQVSLIEEMASVAQSEMRALLLHLRPVHLEGKRLSQGLHELLHELNSKVPIHITLDMDDNLQLTKGVEDHIFRIIQEALSNTLRHSKASEMEIKCSYNGSIVRLMIKDNGVGFDMNVQKHASYGIVSMKERINEIGGSIQFITAPGKGTRIEIRIPVVNGERGRQDAYSN; this is encoded by the coding sequence ATGCGGCGTAATAAAAAAAAGCTAACAAATATGATATGGAGAAACATGGGGGAATCCATTACGGCTTCTATACTGATTTTTTTCATTATTATATATTTTTTAGAAACCAACGGATACTTAAAACGTTTAGAACCATGGATCATGGTTCAGCATAGTCTCACTCTCTTTGTTATTGTACTTATCATCGGCGCGCTATTTGGTTTTTTACAAAGCAATAAAATTAAAAAAAGGTTAGATCGTTTACATGATTCTATGCTTTTGTTAGAGAAAGGAAATTTACCAAAAGATATCCCTTCATTAGGTGAGGACGAAATCGGTAGATTAGCAGATCAATTAAGTGATATTAGAACAAAGTGGGAGGATCAAATCACCTCACTGCAAAGATTATCAACAAACAATGCACAGCTTGCAGAAAAAGCTCGTTTTTCTGCTGTAACGGAGGAACGTCAACGGTTAGCTCGAGAATTACATGATGCAGTCAGTCAACAGTTATTTGCTATTTCTATGACAGCAACAGCTGTAGGCAGGACTTTAAATATAGATTTTGAGAAAGCAAAAAGGCAAGTATCACTCATTGAAGAGATGGCATCTGTAGCCCAATCTGAAATGAGGGCACTATTGTTACATTTACGTCCTGTTCATTTAGAAGGAAAAAGACTATCTCAAGGATTGCATGAGTTGTTACATGAGTTGAACTCCAAGGTTCCCATACATATTACGTTAGATATGGATGACAACCTTCAATTAACTAAAGGAGTAGAGGATCATATTTTTCGAATCATTCAAGAAGCATTATCTAATACATTACGACATTCTAAAGCATCTGAGATGGAAATTAAATGTTCTTACAATGGGAGTATAGTTCGTTTAATGATAAAAGATAATGGTGTAGGTTTTGATATGAATGTTCAAAAACATGCATCTTATGGTATTGTCTCCATGAAAGAACGAATAAATGAAATAGGTGGGTCTATTCAGTTTATTACCGCACCTGGAAAAGGAACAAGAATTGAAATACGTATTCCTGTTGTGAACGGAGAAAGGGGGAGGCAAGATGCCTATTCCAATTAA
- a CDS encoding response regulator transcription factor, translating to MPIPIKVLIVDDHEMVRIGLSAVLSTEEDIEIIGEASNGEEGIRLAQDYDPDVVLMDLVMEEMDGIETTKKILKLKPKCKVIVLTSYLDDEKVYPVIEAGAFSYLLKTSRATEIAQAIRSAMNGHPILESQVASKIMNRFRQTQQEKEPHEELTEREMEVLRLIAKGKSNQDVADELFIGVKTVKFHVTNILAKLGVEDRTQAAIYAFKHGLAE from the coding sequence ATGCCTATTCCAATTAAGGTTTTAATTGTAGATGACCATGAAATGGTTCGTATTGGTCTCTCAGCTGTTTTAAGTACTGAGGAAGACATTGAGATCATAGGTGAGGCAAGTAACGGGGAGGAAGGGATCAGGCTTGCGCAGGACTATGATCCTGATGTTGTTTTAATGGATTTGGTGATGGAAGAAATGGATGGAATAGAAACAACAAAAAAAATATTAAAACTTAAACCCAAATGTAAAGTGATTGTACTTACCAGTTATTTAGATGATGAAAAGGTTTATCCTGTAATAGAAGCGGGAGCGTTTAGTTATTTATTAAAAACATCTCGTGCAACTGAAATCGCTCAGGCCATTCGTTCAGCGATGAATGGTCATCCTATTCTCGAATCACAAGTTGCTTCAAAAATTATGAATCGATTTAGACAAACACAACAAGAAAAAGAACCGCATGAAGAATTAACTGAACGTGAGATGGAAGTGTTAAGACTGATAGCAAAAGGGAAGTCAAATCAAGATGTGGCGGATGAACTTTTTATCGGTGTAAAGACAGTTAAATTTCACGTGACGAATATATTAGCAAAACTTGGAGTTGAAGATAGAACTCAAGCCGCAATTTACGCTTTTAAACATGGTTTAGCTGAGTAA
- the zwf gene encoding glucose-6-phosphate dehydrogenase, with product MNNNLNSQSGVTFFIFGATGDLAKRKLYPAIYSLFREGKLSERFAVIGLARRHRSKEEFQNDVYHSIQEFARYDISKDDNWQSFVNHFEYMSLNTNDKNAFYELNQLTESLEQRFNIEGNRLFYLALAPQLFGQVANHLREGRLLQSTGWHRVVIEKPFGYDLKSAEDLNTQIREVFEEEEIYRIDHYLGKEMIQNIEVIRFANAFFEPLWNNKYIANIQITLSETVGVGDRGGYYENSGALRDMAQNHMLQMVAMMAMEPPSRMESEDIRDEKVKVLRSIRSYKDEQEVKESVVRAQYIEGTLNNKTVKAYRDEDSVSKTSNTETFFAAELYVDNFRWAGVPFYVRTGKRLPAKATEVVVEFKNIPENVYFAKTNTLEPNLLVFRVNPQEGIYIKFNAKKPGGESMIIPVAMDFCQSCEVGLNTPEAYERLVFDAIRGDSTYFTRWDEVASAWKYIDSISESWSSSDGSDLQYYEAGTWGPKGMKDLLEKKGFKWWPVHGQEEAEVTWVQVKSEK from the coding sequence ATGAATAATAATTTAAACAGTCAATCAGGAGTTACTTTTTTTATTTTTGGAGCTACAGGAGATTTGGCCAAACGTAAACTGTATCCAGCTATTTATAGTTTATTTAGAGAAGGTAAACTGTCTGAAAGATTTGCAGTGATTGGACTAGCCAGAAGACATCGTTCCAAGGAAGAGTTTCAAAATGATGTATATCATTCAATTCAGGAGTTTGCTCGATATGATATATCGAAGGATGATAACTGGCAAAGCTTTGTAAATCACTTTGAATATATGTCGCTAAACACTAATGACAAAAACGCTTTTTATGAGTTAAATCAACTAACAGAATCTTTAGAGCAAAGATTCAATATCGAAGGTAATCGATTATTTTATTTAGCGCTTGCCCCTCAACTATTTGGTCAGGTCGCTAATCACTTACGTGAGGGTAGACTTCTGCAAAGTACTGGATGGCATCGAGTGGTTATTGAAAAACCATTTGGGTATGACTTGAAATCTGCTGAGGACTTAAATACACAAATAAGAGAAGTGTTTGAAGAGGAAGAAATATATCGAATCGATCATTACCTTGGGAAGGAAATGATTCAAAACATAGAAGTTATTCGTTTCGCAAATGCGTTTTTTGAACCATTATGGAACAATAAGTACATAGCAAATATTCAGATTACATTAAGTGAAACGGTCGGTGTAGGTGATCGTGGTGGGTATTATGAGAATTCAGGTGCATTAAGAGATATGGCACAAAATCATATGCTGCAAATGGTAGCAATGATGGCTATGGAACCACCAAGCAGAATGGAATCGGAAGATATAAGAGATGAAAAAGTGAAAGTATTACGTTCAATTCGATCTTATAAAGATGAGCAAGAAGTAAAGGAAAGTGTCGTAAGAGCTCAGTATATTGAAGGTACTTTGAATAATAAAACAGTGAAAGCTTATCGAGATGAAGATTCAGTTTCTAAAACCTCAAATACAGAAACTTTTTTTGCAGCAGAATTGTACGTTGATAATTTTCGTTGGGCAGGTGTTCCTTTTTATGTGCGCACAGGTAAAAGATTGCCAGCTAAAGCGACAGAAGTTGTTGTGGAATTTAAAAATATTCCAGAAAACGTGTACTTCGCTAAAACGAACACACTAGAACCAAACTTGTTAGTATTCCGTGTCAATCCACAGGAAGGTATTTATATTAAATTTAATGCTAAAAAACCAGGTGGAGAATCCATGATTATACCAGTAGCTATGGATTTCTGCCAAAGCTGTGAAGTGGGATTAAATACACCTGAAGCCTATGAAAGATTAGTGTTTGATGCGATTCGTGGAGATTCAACTTATTTTACTCGTTGGGATGAAGTAGCTTCTGCATGGAAATACATTGATTCTATTTCAGAATCTTGGTCATCATCAGATGGAAGCGATCTGCAGTATTATGAAGCGGGAACATGGGGACCAAAAGGAATGAAAGATCTTTTAGAGAAAAAAGGTTTTAAGTGGTGGCCAGTTCATGGTCAAGAAGAAGCTGAGGTCACATGGGTTCAGGTTAAGAGTGAAAAATAG
- a CDS encoding cyclase family protein: MFKIYDISMTIHEDMQVYKNKEEKKPKIETASDFSNSSAFESILSLNVHTGTHLDAPLHMIEGGETIESIPLENLVSTARVLDLTHVEGQIGKSDLEPFAIQEGEWILFKTKNSLSEQFDFNFIYLNEDGAAYLKEINVKGIGTDGLGIERAQPDHETHKILFENKIIIVEGLRLKDVPSGTYFMVIAPLKLEGIDAAPARALLLGQ, encoded by the coding sequence ATGTTTAAAATATATGACATTTCTATGACAATACACGAAGATATGCAAGTGTATAAAAATAAAGAGGAAAAAAAACCAAAAATTGAAACAGCATCTGATTTTTCCAATTCGTCTGCTTTTGAATCGATTTTAAGTTTAAACGTACACACTGGAACACATCTAGATGCTCCGTTACATATGATTGAGGGGGGAGAAACGATTGAATCCATCCCATTAGAAAATTTAGTATCTACGGCACGTGTGTTAGATTTAACACATGTAGAGGGGCAAATTGGAAAAAGTGATTTAGAACCTTTTGCGATTCAAGAAGGGGAATGGATCTTATTCAAAACAAAAAATTCATTATCAGAACAATTTGATTTCAACTTTATTTATTTAAATGAAGATGGTGCAGCTTATTTAAAAGAAATCAATGTGAAGGGGATCGGTACAGATGGATTAGGTATTGAACGTGCCCAACCTGATCATGAAACACATAAAATATTATTTGAAAATAAAATTATTATAGTTGAAGGTCTTCGTCTAAAAGATGTGCCATCAGGAACATATTTTATGGTTATCGCTCCTTTAAAATTAGAAGGTATTGATGCTGCTCCTGCACGTGCGTTATTATTGGGTCAATAA
- a CDS encoding peptide chain release factor 3, with product MNQTSKETFDQEVNKRRTFAIISHPDAGKTTLTEKLLLFGGAIRLAGTVKGRKASKHATSDWMEIEKQRGISVTSSVMQFEYEGHKVNILDTPGHQDFSEDTYRTLTAADSAVMLIDSAKGVEAQTMKLFEVCRKRGIPIFTFINKMDREGQNPFDLLEEIENVLGIRSFPMNWPIGSGKQLCGVYDRHTTRVELFQGDNHDEIKVQDVSGYDDEIIKNITTDYLFESLNEDLQLLDVAGDPFDYEKVKQGELTPVFFGSAINNFGVQTFLDNFLKLAPSPVPRTSSQGEISPSDKNFSGFVFKIQANMNPAHRDRIAFLRICSGEFDRGMSVKHIRTGKNIKLAQPQQFMAQDRDIVEQAYAGDIIGLFDPGIFKIGDSLSVKANLEFDELPTFPPELFAKVIVKNALKNKQFQKGIEQLTDEGTVQYFQSIAGDEKILGVVGQLQFEVFEYRMKVEYGVDIELHRLSYQLSRWIQADQIEPSKFRINSQLVLDKKGNHVALFENEYAMRTSMEKNENVQFLENPLQ from the coding sequence ATGAATCAGACTTCAAAAGAAACATTTGATCAGGAAGTAAATAAAAGACGAACATTTGCGATCATTTCCCATCCAGATGCTGGGAAAACAACATTAACGGAGAAACTTCTTTTATTTGGGGGAGCAATTCGTCTCGCTGGTACTGTAAAGGGAAGAAAAGCATCTAAACATGCCACATCAGATTGGATGGAAATAGAGAAGCAAAGAGGAATATCTGTTACTTCAAGTGTTATGCAATTCGAGTATGAAGGACATAAAGTGAATATATTGGATACACCAGGTCACCAAGATTTTAGTGAGGATACTTATCGAACCCTAACTGCGGCGGATAGTGCTGTGATGTTAATTGATTCAGCAAAAGGTGTGGAAGCACAAACGATGAAGCTGTTTGAGGTTTGTCGTAAGAGAGGTATCCCAATCTTTACATTTATTAATAAAATGGACCGAGAAGGTCAGAATCCATTTGATTTATTAGAGGAAATTGAAAATGTACTTGGAATTCGTTCGTTCCCAATGAATTGGCCAATAGGATCTGGTAAACAATTGTGTGGAGTATATGATCGTCATACCACAAGAGTTGAATTATTCCAAGGGGATAATCATGATGAAATAAAAGTTCAAGATGTTAGTGGTTATGATGATGAGATTATAAAAAATATTACGACAGATTATTTATTTGAGAGTTTAAATGAAGATTTACAACTGTTAGATGTTGCAGGAGATCCTTTTGATTACGAGAAAGTAAAACAAGGTGAATTAACACCTGTTTTCTTTGGTAGTGCGATTAATAATTTTGGTGTTCAAACTTTTTTAGATAACTTTTTAAAGTTAGCCCCAAGTCCAGTACCAAGAACAAGTAGTCAAGGTGAAATTAGTCCAAGTGATAAAAACTTTTCGGGTTTTGTATTTAAAATACAAGCGAACATGAATCCCGCACATCGTGATCGTATTGCTTTCTTACGCATTTGTTCTGGAGAATTTGATCGTGGAATGAGTGTAAAACATATTCGAACAGGTAAAAATATTAAATTAGCACAACCGCAGCAGTTTATGGCGCAAGACAGAGATATTGTTGAGCAGGCTTATGCAGGTGATATCATTGGATTATTTGATCCTGGGATATTCAAAATAGGTGATTCATTAAGTGTGAAAGCAAATTTAGAGTTTGATGAACTACCAACATTTCCACCTGAATTATTTGCCAAAGTCATTGTGAAAAATGCTTTGAAAAATAAACAATTTCAAAAGGGGATAGAACAGTTAACAGATGAAGGGACTGTTCAATATTTTCAATCCATCGCTGGAGATGAGAAAATATTAGGTGTTGTAGGACAACTTCAATTTGAGGTATTTGAATACCGTATGAAAGTAGAATACGGTGTAGACATTGAACTCCATCGATTAAGTTATCAATTATCAAGATGGATTCAAGCAGATCAAATCGAACCAAGTAAATTTAGAATCAATTCACAATTAGTATTAGATAAAAAAGGAAATCATGTAGCTTTGTTTGAAAATGAATACGCGATGAGAACGTCTATGGAAAAGAATGAGAACGTTCAATTTCTTGAGAACCCACTGCAGTAA
- the sspI gene encoding small acid-soluble spore protein SspI produces MMDLRQAIFQKLQNKNESELHEIITDSIHNDERALPGLGVIFELIWEKSDEQTQSQLISTLESHLPQ; encoded by the coding sequence ATGATGGACTTAAGACAAGCCATTTTCCAAAAGCTTCAAAACAAAAATGAATCTGAATTACATGAGATCATTACTGATTCCATTCATAATGATGAAAGAGCATTACCAGGACTAGGTGTAATTTTTGAATTGATCTGGGAAAAATCAGATGAACAAACACAAAGTCAATTAATTTCTACCTTGGAAAGTCATTTACCTCAATAA
- a CDS encoding potassium channel family protein, translating to MKKQFAVIGIGRFGSSVAKTLYHMGFEVLAIDSNESRIQEIINEVTHAVQADTTDDEALKAIGIRNFDVVVVAIGQDIQASILTTLILKDLGVNTLIVKAQNDLHGKVVQKIGADKVIFPERDMGVRVAHHLISPNIIDYIELSADYSIVEIKAASRMIGKNLSELHIRAKFGCNVIAIKSADKMNIAPHAEDLIKENDILVVVGDNEHLQNFEMSFRE from the coding sequence TTGAAAAAACAGTTTGCAGTTATTGGAATAGGCCGCTTTGGATCAAGTGTTGCAAAAACGTTATATCATATGGGTTTTGAAGTATTAGCCATTGATTCCAATGAAAGTCGTATTCAAGAAATTATTAATGAAGTTACCCATGCAGTCCAAGCGGACACAACGGATGATGAAGCCTTAAAAGCGATTGGAATTAGAAATTTTGATGTCGTTGTTGTTGCTATTGGACAAGATATACAAGCGAGTATTCTAACAACCCTCATATTAAAGGATTTGGGAGTTAATACTTTAATCGTAAAGGCACAAAACGATCTGCATGGTAAAGTTGTTCAAAAAATTGGTGCTGATAAAGTTATTTTCCCCGAAAGAGATATGGGTGTTCGAGTTGCACATCACTTAATATCCCCCAATATTATAGACTATATTGAACTTTCTGCAGATTATAGCATTGTGGAAATCAAAGCAGCATCTAGAATGATTGGGAAAAATTTAAGTGAGTTACATATTAGAGCTAAGTTTGGTTGTAACGTTATTGCCATCAAAAGCGCTGATAAAATGAACATTGCTCCGCATGCCGAGGATTTAATAAAGGAAAATGATATTCTTGTTGTTGTAGGAGACAATGAACATTTACAAAATTTTGAAATGTCATTTAGGGAGTAA